The following proteins come from a genomic window of Crassostrea angulata isolate pt1a10 chromosome 1, ASM2561291v2, whole genome shotgun sequence:
- the LOC128177119 gene encoding uncharacterized protein LOC128177119, whose protein sequence is MDTSMTHYRVRRCSVCPNDLEYLCASCPCDLCPHCKENHVQDLGTIDHRVVSFHETYLPVQEICLKHPDHLYRKICKWCDRTDCFHCKEHEQISLHAMRNKIKHQKERTSIHIITNEALLYRGVLMESIKIDVNICQNIFSFYHVDMLTNAQILKDLVRRVLRSFHFTQRCLNQKIKMKRYLSSAEIYEDTYEQTAIRLVHSLLNKKRTCLPKIHLAHHTSQLAMKELLEKRSVIDLLTQIQVTEKGKGRIENEHLLKLMPGPELHQSVTLPNSHGCFHMTSVTSNLFWASYIDNNIILSNTTGDTLYHLLDTPSDLLSGYGAHTVNSSNELIYIDKEYNIKKLSMDLKTTTTFLTRAQLKLRPQCIYWSLTTNELLVGMCKKKIEYVELSEESEKIHDYTWTGGVTRFNETGKLTQIIYGGDTGSELFKYPCKITENNNGDIVVSDWSTAVVVTDREGRHRFSYTGHPPGSKLQPRGICTDALSHILVCDDETETVQLLDKDGKFLLHLLIRPPGIIRPHNLNYDVATHRLWVGSEDINKVLVYKYITRQDAVIDQYQTTTIMESPNENPTQETETPQDRHECLLQLMSSPELQQSFTVKDVKSCYHISYFKLDLVWVSESCNLVLTNTTGSTEHHLTDIPVDTFSGLHSVNSEGELFFIDRDYNIKKLSNDLNTITIFAKQTDDPNWTPRSVYWSPSGGDLLVGLGKANPETGKISRYNRTGQQTQPRQHNNSDQEIYKDPKIITENNNGDIVVSDFDAVVVTERGGRHRFSYTGHPPGSPLKPRGVCTDAMSHILVCDNRSRTVHMLDENGQFLSYLLPKSQDLGAPSSLSYDANTHRLWLAAGSYKKYKVFVYKYMTLKDPPTDEEHPQDPEGFPLSN, encoded by the exons ATGGACACATCAATGACCCATTATAGAGTACGCCGGTGTTCTGTGTGCCCTAATGATTTAGAGTATCTTTGCGCATCGTGTCCGTGTGATCTGTGTCCCCATTGTAAAGAGAACCATGTCCAAGATCTCGGAACTATTGACCATCGTGTTGTATCGTTCCATGAGACATATTTACCAGTACAAGAGATATGTCTGAAACATCCTGACCATCTCTATAGAAAGATCTGTAAATGGTGTGATCGTACTGATTGCTTCCATTGCAAAGAGCATGAACAAATTTCATTACATGCCATgagaaataaaataaagcatCAAAAAGAAAGAACTTCAATTCACATCATCACAAACGAAGCTCTCTTATATAGAGGTGTTCTTATGGAAAGCATCAAAATTGATGTCAACATCTgccaaaacattttctctttCTATCATGTAGATATGTTAACAAACGCTCAGATACTGAAGGACCTCGTTAGAAGGGTGTTGCGTAGCTTTCATTTTACGCAAAGATGTTTAaatcaaaagataaaaatgaaGAGATATCTTTCTAGCGCTGAGATATATGAAGACACATATGAACAGACGGCAATCAGACTGGTACACTCTCTATTGAACAAAAAGAGAACATGCCTCCCAAAGATTCATCTTGCACACCACACAAGCCAACTCGCCATGAAAGAGTTACTTGAAAAGAGAAGTGTGATAGACTTGCTGACTCAAATCCAAGTCACAGAGAAGGGGAAAGGACGCATAGAAAATGAGCATCTGTTAAAACTAATGCCTGGTCCCGAGTTGCATCAATCTGTCACATTACCAAATTCTCACGGATGTTTCCATATGACTAGTGTgacatcaaatttgttttgGGCCAGTTATATCGATAACAATATTATCTTGTCAAACACTACAGGTGACACATTGTATCATTTATTAGATACACCTTCTGATCTTCTCAGTGGATATGGAgcacacacagtgaacagttcAAACGAATTGATTTATATCGACAAAgaatataacataaaaaaactATCAATGGATTTGAAAACAACGACCACGTTTCTAACAAGAGCACAACTTAAACTGAGACCTCAGTGTATATACTGGTCCCTGACAACTAATGAATTACTTGTCGGAAtgtgtaaaaagaaaatagaaTATGTAGAACTGTCTGAAGAGTCTGAGAAGATTCATGATTATACATGGACAGGCGGTGTAACACGGTTCAATGAAACCGGAAAACTTACACAAATAATATATGGTGGGGACACAGGATCTGAACTCTTCAAATATCCATGcaaaataacagaaaacaacAATGGAGATATTGTAGTTTCTGATTGGTCTACGGCTGTAGTGGTGACGGATCGTGAAGGGAGGCATCGTTTTTCTTACACAGGACATCCACCAGGATCAAAACTACAGCCACGTGGAATTTGTACGGATGCACTTTCACACATCTTGGTATGTGATGATGAAACCGAGACAGTACAGTTGTTAGATAAAGATGGTAAGTTCTTGCTACATCTACTGATAAGACCACCAGGGATAATCAGACCACACAATTTGAACTATGATGTCGCCACTCATCGTCTCTGGGTTGGATCAGAGGATATTAACAAGGTTCTTGTCTACAAGTATATTACCCGACAAGACGCCGTAATTG ATCAATATCAAACCACTACTATTATGGAGTCACCAAATGAAAACCCAACCCAGGAAACAGAGACACCGCAGGACAGACATGAGTGTCTGCTGCAACTGATGTCTTCCCCTGAGTTACAACAATCATTCACAGTGAAAGATGTTAAGTCTTGTTATCACAtttcctattttaaattagacCTGGTTTGGGTAAGTGAAAGTTGTAATCTTGTACTGACAAACACAACAGGCAGCACTGAACATCACTTGACCGACATACCTGTCGATACATTCAGTGGATTACACAGTGTGAACAGCGAAGGAGAATTGTTTTTTATTGATAGGgattataacattaaaaaactaTCAAATGATCTGAACACAATCACTATATTTGCAAAGCAAACAGACGACCCTAACTGGACACCACGGAGTGTGTACTGGTCACCGTCTGGTGGAGACTTACTGGTTGGTTTGGGTAAAGCAAATCCTGAAACTGGCAAGATTTCCCGCTATAACCGAACCGGGCAGCAGACACAACCAAGGCAACACAACAACTCAGATCAAGAGATATATAAAGATCCTAAAATTATCACAGAAAACAACAATGGAGATATCGTGGTCTCTGATTTTGATGCTGTAGTtgtgacagagcgtggaggaagacatcgtttctcctacacagggcATCCACCAGGGTCACCTCTAAAACCCCGTGGTGTCTGCACTGACGCAATGTCCCACATCCTAGTGTGTGATAATAGATCCCGCACAGTGCATATGTTAGATGAAAACGGTCAATTTTTGTCATATCTATTACCAAAATCACAAGACTTGGGTGCACCAAGCAGCCTGAGTTATGATGCCAACACTCATCGTCTCTGGCTAGCAGCAGGATCATATAAAAAGTACAAGGTGTTTGTCTACAAATACATGACTTTGAAAGACCCTCCGACtg ATGAAGAACATCCACAGGATCCTGAAGGGTTTCCTTTATCCAACTGA
- the LOC128177108 gene encoding protocadherin-16-like isoform X1 — protein sequence MNSGHLWAFFIIPVISYAQALEDLGAYPRCGTTTLGVSPGSYSSSDFSSSSTHLGTLWMIEAEQFTSSCCGHISSWTFRPKTTGDIKFVVFHRLPDDTFLVTGVSEHHVRTEDVGTTLTKASNPTLQIQNGDFIGWYFSGYPVFGHGTDSSYIMVKYMTGISQENIKKGKTVDWSGVTGAEYNILFGVQANIVAGTTPALTFPASVTILDSAPSGTKVLDLTFFYLDQTTLNTDLFIEQKLYSSQFFTLDTSTLEVKTATDDIPEGTYTMEFYIINACMRQSSRTLTITVQNAPISITNLDAQYKDLLEDTETQQSLYTIVTSDSSTTDPVYCDIANPSEGPFHCRQTSNAVKTYDIFVYDWPQLSYSTKHTYNLQLECSDNTNTATGTYTVSIKRNESPQFHNTYWQVTVDAEEAGIGDVIFTVSTSDPENDDLWLAMSSSPSNSPFLLLNNGLLVVNRNLLHSSNSAYSLALTLTDGHNTVTGQTIAVTIVNVNNKPVLTNVKSLTVMENTPPSTSIYTFSASDPDPHDTLTFAASFNHGEGSSLFELDKTTGELRTSSWFTIDREQLQDDNNRYRMDLSVTDGKYYDKETLYIDITNENESPVFLQKYYSVSTTEGPAGQSLPTPPWKYSDPDEDSLTFQFDCGADTGRFSFGSSTGSIQFKTVYDLDISGVPTNVMCTVYISDGRLSDSAELSINVEHENEGAPTFPQSSISVYVECVAEALTEVTKVSAYESDGASNDHGSIYYILDQSGLTKDYFGIKENGVIYTKDVLTSMCTGDTLVFNVVALDRAGKNSTLQVTVNVVLTTTTSTTTTTEKMVSTFTNPENMYVALPLAVASVVFVLLMFGMIFNYLPSAIKSVLTSVATKVGNGFSSIASKCSKVPSSSPDEPEFKQRKPRSKPNAQRPPEQSMPSPTNRSPPPAYDTVPNLFRDSYQF from the exons ATGAATTCCGGTCATCTCTGGGCTTTTTTCATTATCCCCGTTATTTCTTACGCCCAAGCTTTAGAGGATTTAGGAG CGTACCCACGATGCGGCACCACCACCCTGGGGGTCAGTCCCGGCTCCTACAGCTCCTCTGATTTCTCATCCAGCTCCACTCATCTAG GCACGTTGTGGATGATTGAGGCGGAACAGTTCACATCGTCTTGTTGTGGTCACATCAGTAGCTGGACCTTCCGCCCCAAGACGACAGGTGATATCAAGTTCGTCGTCTTCCATCGATTACCGGACGATACCTTCCTTGTAACGGGGGTCAGCGAACATCACGTCAGAACGGAGGACGTGG gAACAACTTTAACCAAAGCATCAAATCCAACACTGCAGATTCAAAATGGAGATTTCATTGGATG GTATTTCAGCGGGTACCCTGTTTTTGGACACGGGACAGATTCCAGCTACATCATGGTGAAGTACATGACCGGGATATCGCAGGAAAACATCAAGAAAGGGAAGACTGTTGACTGGTCCGGCGTCACGGGAGCAGAGTACAACATCTTGTTTGGTGTCCAGGCGAATATTGTGGCAG GGACGACACCCGCCCTCACCTTCCCAGCTTCCGTTACGATCCTGGACTCCGCCCCCAGCGGAACCAAAGTCCTTGACCTGACCTTCTTCTACCTTGACCAAACCACTCTCAACACAGACCTATTCATTGAACAGAAGCTGTACTCCAGCCAATTCTTTACCCTGGATACTTCAACTC TTGAAGTAAAAACGGCCACTGATGACATACCCGAGGGTACCTATACCATGGAGTTTTACATCATAAATGCCTGCATGCGCCAGTCTTCGCGAACACTGACCATCACTGTACAGAATGCG CCTATTTCCATTACGAACCTAGACGCCCAGTACAAGGACCTGCTTGAGGACACGGAGACCCAGCAGTCCCTGTACACCATAGTGACCAGTGACTCCTCAACCACTGACCCCGTGTACTGTGACATCGCTAACCCCAGCGAGGGCCCATTCCACTGTAGACAAACCTCGAATGCCGTCAAAA CGTACGACATATTTGTGTATGACTGGCCCCAGCTGAGTTATTCCACAAAGCATACATATAATTTACAACTGGAGTGCTCGGACAATACTAATACAGCCACCGGGACCTACACAGTCAGCATCAAGCGGAACGAGAGCCCCCAGTTTCACAATACGTACT GGCAAGTTACTGTGGATGCTGAAGAAGCCGGAATTGGCGACGTCATATTTACAGTGTCAACATCTGACCCAGAAAATGACGACCTCTGGCTGGCCATGTCCAGTTCTCCTTCTAACTCTCCGTTCCTCTTGTTAAACA ATGGGTTGTTGGTAGTAAATAGAAATCTACTACATAGCTCTAACAGTGCGTACTCGCTGGCCTTGACGCTGACAGATGGACACAACACAGTCACTGGCCAGACTATTGCGGTCACTATAGTCA ACGTCAACAACAAACCCGTGTTAACAAATGTCAAGTCGCTGACTGTCATGGAGAACACGCCTCCTTCCACGTCTATTTATACATTTTCGGCCAGTGACCCTGACCCCCATGATACTTTGACCTTTGCGGCCTCTTTTAATCACGGAGAAGGCAGCAGTCTGTTTGAACTGGACAAAACAA ctGGCGAGCTTAGGACCAGCTCATGGTTTACAATCGACAGAGAGCAGCTACAGGACGACAACAACAGGTACCGCATGGACCTCTCCGTGACGGACGGGAAGTACTACGACAAGGAGACTCTGTACATCGACATCACTAATGAGAACGAGAGTCCAGTGTTCCTACAGAAATACTACTCCGTCTCCACCACAGAAGGACCG gcAGGTCAATCACTGCCTACGCCTCCGTGGAAGTACAGCGACCCGGATGAAGATTCTTTGACATTCCAATTCGACTGTGGAGCCGACACAGGTCGATTTTCATTTGGATCCTCAACAGGGTCCATTCAATTCAAAACTGTGTATGACTTGGACATCAGTGGGGTCCCAACGAATGTCatgtgtacagtgtatatatctGATGGAAGGCTGAGTGACTCAGCAGAATTGTCTATAAATGTAGAACATGAAAACGAGGGAGCTCCCACATTTCCCCAATCATCCATTTCTGTTTATGTGGAATGCGTTGCCGAG GCACTGACAGAAGTAACCAAGGTCTCTGCATATGAAAGTGACGGAGCCAGTAATGACCATGGCTCCATCTACTACATACTGGACCAAAGTGGTCTCACAAAAGATTATTTTGGCATTAAAGAAAACGGCGTCATTTACACAAAAGATGTTTTGACCTCGATGTGCACTGGAGATACTCTTGTCTTCAATGTCGTCGCTTTGGACCGAGCAGGGAAGAATTCCACCCTCCAGGTCACGGTGAATGTTGTTCTGACTACAACAACTAGCACTACCACTACCACTGAGAAAATGGTGTCCACTTTTACAAATCCGGAAAACATGTATGTGGCCCTCCCCCTAGCGGTGGCCTCTGTGGTGTTTGTTTTGCTCATGTTTGGAATGATATTCAACTACTTACCAAGTGCGATCAAGTCTGTACTGACGTCAGTTGCAACTAAAGTTGG GAATGGGTTCAGCAGCATTGCTTCCAAATGCAGTAAAGTACCATCTAGTTCTCCAGATGAACCTGAATTCAAACAGCGAAAGCCGAGGTCGAAGCCAAATGCCCAAAGACCCCCAGAACAGTCAA TGCCCTCTCCAACAAACCGCAGTCCACCACCGGCGTACGATACTGTTCCGAACTTGTTTCGAGATTCGTACC AGTTTTGA
- the LOC128177143 gene encoding calmodulin-like yields the protein MTDLSPEEKEALEIRRSFDYLDVNKDGRISVQEVVRGTQIHGLNPTGQEADEMIAEMDISGNGYVEFEEYEKFMKKELKKMDYEQKLLLDAFKKFDKDDNGYVSFEELKKALCGKGDRMSDEDVNYFFEEADSNKDGKIDYKEFVKWFTTM from the exons ATGACAGACCTCTCCCCAGAGGAAAAAGAAGCATTAG AGATCAGACGGTCCTTTGACTATCTTGATGTAAATAAAGATGGGAGAATATCAGTTCAAGAGGTTGTACGAGGGACACAAATCCATGGCTTAAATCCCACAGGCCAAGAAGCCGACGAAATGATCGCAGAGATGGACATCAGcg GGAATGGCTACGTGGAATTTGAAGAGTACGAAAAGTTTATGAAAAAGGAACTCAAGAAAATGGACTATGAGCAAAAACTGTTGTTAGATGCTTTTAAGAAATTTGACAAAGATGACAATGGCTACGTATCGTTTGAGGAGCTAAAGAAAGCTCTCTGTGGCAAGGGGGATCGTATGTCTGACGAGGACGTCAATTATTTCTTTGAGGAAGCTGATTCCAACAAAGACGGCAAAATAGATTATAAAG AGTTTGTAAAATGGTTTACAACCATGTAG
- the LOC128177108 gene encoding uncharacterized protein LOC128177108 isoform X2, which translates to MQLTMFVVVPLVLLLSGVAIESATVKQKMPFEVRLPTKTGARILRRELDLEISNPKGKIKEVKVLRRRRQTTTEEQEFLDAHNEARFNVVPKAANMKKIKWSNELAQVARNYAQQCNWAHNPARTTDTKALTSQFTYVGENLYATSVSSVDPKSAVQSWDSEKSSYNYTNQACLGVCGHYTQVVWANSEYVGCASHTCPTFTGLPTSFNGGTIVVCNYGQGGNYNGQQPYMTGTPCTSCPSGYSCSNGLCVSGGDSNGSQTSSTTEDGDCFEGDGSNYQGHASTTVSGKTCLVWSSVYDFLPSNNYCRNYFSAYGVTEPVCYYQPGSYYVEPCGLPKCAYPRCGTTTLGVSPGSYSSSDFSSSSTHLGTLWMIEAEQFTSSCCGHISSWTFRPKTTGDIKFVVFHRLPDDTFLVTGVSEHHVRTEDVGTTLTKASNPTLQIQNGDFIGWYFSGYPVFGHGTDSSYIMVKYMTGISQENIKKGKTVDWSGVTGAEYNILFGVQANIVAGTTPALTFPASVTILDSAPSGTKVLDLTFFYLDQTTLNTDLFIEQKLYSSQFFTLDTSTLEVKTATDDIPEGTYTMEFYIINACMRQSSRTLTITVQNAPISITNLDAQYKDLLEDTETQQSLYTIVTSDSSTTDPVYCDIANPSEGPFHCRQTSNAVKTYDIFVYDWPQLSYSTKHTYNLQLECSDNTNTATGTYTVSIKRNESPQFHNTYWQVTVDAEEAGIGDVIFTVSTSDPENDDLWLAMSSSPSNSPFLLLNNGLLVVNRNLLHSSNSAYSLALTLTDGHNTVTGQTIAVTIVNVNNKPVLTNVKSLTVMENTPPSTSIYTFSASDPDPHDTLTFAASFNHGEGSSLFELDKTTGELRTSSWFTIDREQLQDDNNRYRMDLSVTDGKYYDKETLYIDITNENESPVFLQKYYSVSTTEGPAGQSLPTPPWKYSDPDEDSLTFQFDCGADTGRFSFGSSTGSIQFKTVYDLDISGVPTNVMCTVYISDGRLSDSAELSINVEHENEGAPTFPQSSISVYVECVAEALTEVTKVSAYESDGASNDHGSIYYILDQSGLTKDYFGIKENGVIYTKDVLTSMCTGDTLVFNVVALDRAGKNSTLQVTVNVVLTTTTSTTTTTEKMVSTFTNPENMYVALPLAVASVVFVLLMFGMIFNYLPSAIKSVLTSVATKVG; encoded by the exons ATGCAGTTGACCATGTTTGTGGTGGTTCCACTCGTGCTTTTACTATCTGGTGTAGCTATTGAATCGGCAACTGTTAAACAAAAGATGCCATTCGAGGTTAGACTTCCTACAAAAACAGGTGCTAGAATCCTTCGGAGAGAGTTAGATCTGGAG ATATCCAATCCAAAAGGAAAAATTAAAGAGGTCAAGGTTCTTCGCAGACGACGACAAACCACAACAGAGGAGCAGGAGTTTTTAGATGCTCACAATGAGGCGAGGTTTAATGTTGTTCCAAAGGCCGCCAACATGAAGAAAATT AAATGGAGTAATGAATTGGCACAAGTTGCGCGGAACTATGCGCAGCAATGTAACTGGGCCCACAACCCGGCTAGGACCACAGACACCAAGGCACTGACTTCCCAGTTCACCTATGTGGGCGAAAACCTGTATGCAACCTCCGTCA GTTCGGTTGATCCTAAATCTGCTGTACAGTCCTGGGACAGCGAAAAATCTTCCTACAATTACACCAACCAGGCGTGTCTAGGAGTGTGCGGCCATTACACCCAG GTGGTTTGGGCGAACTCTGAGTACGTTGGATGTGCATCGCATACATGTCCGACTTTCACCGGATTGCCAACAAGTTTTAACGGCGGAACCATAGTGGTTTGCAACTACGGACAAGG cGGCAATTACAACGGACAGCAGCCGTACATGACTGGGACACCGTGCACTTCTTGTCCAAGCGGTTACTCGTGTTCGAATGGCCTATGCGTCAGTGGAGGGGACAGCAATGGTTCACAAACCTCGTCCACGACAG aaGATGGCGATTGTTTTGAAGGGGATGGATCAAACTATCAAGGACACGCAAGTACAACAGTTTCTGGGAAGACCTGTCTTGTGTGGTCCAGTGTGTACGATTTTCTGCCCTCAAATAACTACTGCAGGAACTACTTCTCCGCCTACGGCGTCACTGAACCCGTGTGTTACTATCAACCCGGCAGTTACTACGTGGAGCCGTGTGGCCTGCCCAAGTGTG CGTACCCACGATGCGGCACCACCACCCTGGGGGTCAGTCCCGGCTCCTACAGCTCCTCTGATTTCTCATCCAGCTCCACTCATCTAG GCACGTTGTGGATGATTGAGGCGGAACAGTTCACATCGTCTTGTTGTGGTCACATCAGTAGCTGGACCTTCCGCCCCAAGACGACAGGTGATATCAAGTTCGTCGTCTTCCATCGATTACCGGACGATACCTTCCTTGTAACGGGGGTCAGCGAACATCACGTCAGAACGGAGGACGTGG gAACAACTTTAACCAAAGCATCAAATCCAACACTGCAGATTCAAAATGGAGATTTCATTGGATG GTATTTCAGCGGGTACCCTGTTTTTGGACACGGGACAGATTCCAGCTACATCATGGTGAAGTACATGACCGGGATATCGCAGGAAAACATCAAGAAAGGGAAGACTGTTGACTGGTCCGGCGTCACGGGAGCAGAGTACAACATCTTGTTTGGTGTCCAGGCGAATATTGTGGCAG GGACGACACCCGCCCTCACCTTCCCAGCTTCCGTTACGATCCTGGACTCCGCCCCCAGCGGAACCAAAGTCCTTGACCTGACCTTCTTCTACCTTGACCAAACCACTCTCAACACAGACCTATTCATTGAACAGAAGCTGTACTCCAGCCAATTCTTTACCCTGGATACTTCAACTC TTGAAGTAAAAACGGCCACTGATGACATACCCGAGGGTACCTATACCATGGAGTTTTACATCATAAATGCCTGCATGCGCCAGTCTTCGCGAACACTGACCATCACTGTACAGAATGCG CCTATTTCCATTACGAACCTAGACGCCCAGTACAAGGACCTGCTTGAGGACACGGAGACCCAGCAGTCCCTGTACACCATAGTGACCAGTGACTCCTCAACCACTGACCCCGTGTACTGTGACATCGCTAACCCCAGCGAGGGCCCATTCCACTGTAGACAAACCTCGAATGCCGTCAAAA CGTACGACATATTTGTGTATGACTGGCCCCAGCTGAGTTATTCCACAAAGCATACATATAATTTACAACTGGAGTGCTCGGACAATACTAATACAGCCACCGGGACCTACACAGTCAGCATCAAGCGGAACGAGAGCCCCCAGTTTCACAATACGTACT GGCAAGTTACTGTGGATGCTGAAGAAGCCGGAATTGGCGACGTCATATTTACAGTGTCAACATCTGACCCAGAAAATGACGACCTCTGGCTGGCCATGTCCAGTTCTCCTTCTAACTCTCCGTTCCTCTTGTTAAACA ATGGGTTGTTGGTAGTAAATAGAAATCTACTACATAGCTCTAACAGTGCGTACTCGCTGGCCTTGACGCTGACAGATGGACACAACACAGTCACTGGCCAGACTATTGCGGTCACTATAGTCA ACGTCAACAACAAACCCGTGTTAACAAATGTCAAGTCGCTGACTGTCATGGAGAACACGCCTCCTTCCACGTCTATTTATACATTTTCGGCCAGTGACCCTGACCCCCATGATACTTTGACCTTTGCGGCCTCTTTTAATCACGGAGAAGGCAGCAGTCTGTTTGAACTGGACAAAACAA ctGGCGAGCTTAGGACCAGCTCATGGTTTACAATCGACAGAGAGCAGCTACAGGACGACAACAACAGGTACCGCATGGACCTCTCCGTGACGGACGGGAAGTACTACGACAAGGAGACTCTGTACATCGACATCACTAATGAGAACGAGAGTCCAGTGTTCCTACAGAAATACTACTCCGTCTCCACCACAGAAGGACCG gcAGGTCAATCACTGCCTACGCCTCCGTGGAAGTACAGCGACCCGGATGAAGATTCTTTGACATTCCAATTCGACTGTGGAGCCGACACAGGTCGATTTTCATTTGGATCCTCAACAGGGTCCATTCAATTCAAAACTGTGTATGACTTGGACATCAGTGGGGTCCCAACGAATGTCatgtgtacagtgtatatatctGATGGAAGGCTGAGTGACTCAGCAGAATTGTCTATAAATGTAGAACATGAAAACGAGGGAGCTCCCACATTTCCCCAATCATCCATTTCTGTTTATGTGGAATGCGTTGCCGAG GCACTGACAGAAGTAACCAAGGTCTCTGCATATGAAAGTGACGGAGCCAGTAATGACCATGGCTCCATCTACTACATACTGGACCAAAGTGGTCTCACAAAAGATTATTTTGGCATTAAAGAAAACGGCGTCATTTACACAAAAGATGTTTTGACCTCGATGTGCACTGGAGATACTCTTGTCTTCAATGTCGTCGCTTTGGACCGAGCAGGGAAGAATTCCACCCTCCAGGTCACGGTGAATGTTGTTCTGACTACAACAACTAGCACTACCACTACCACTGAGAAAATGGTGTCCACTTTTACAAATCCGGAAAACATGTATGTGGCCCTCCCCCTAGCGGTGGCCTCTGTGGTGTTTGTTTTGCTCATGTTTGGAATGATATTCAACTACTTACCAAGTGCGATCAAGTCTGTACTGACGTCAGTTGCAACTAAAGTTGGGTAA
- the LOC128177129 gene encoding transmembrane protein 101-like: protein MASANWLRKLPEFFIARFPFLNAISLLLLLAERAQNESYPPIQPKVIYTHIGIFVACGFLLSFRYKCKEVSLVYCGQMLYLVYTLFTNTQMDYTQWQKIRMASRHIGCVGIFLLFSSIFENLPSKQLQKLGETVIGLFLMAFVYILNDSVEDKKAFLYHVPGGDWSRYFFTLVLAAGAISFFSGHFLRDMSISVIVMFGILTILVDCDINYWVEGNRMLFWNQVRIIIDDLCILLGFAMIVVRIDNRVKVE, encoded by the exons ATGGCGTCGGCTAACTGGTTGCGAAAGTTACCGGAATTTTTCATTGCACGTTTTCCTTTTCTCAATGCAATAAGCTTGCTTCTTTTACTTGCAGAGCGTGCACAAAATGAAAG TTACCCACCAATTCAACCCAAAGTAATCTACACACACATTGGGATTTTTGTTGCCTGTGGATTTCTGTTGTCTTTCCGCTACAAATGCAAGGAGGTCTCACTAGTATACTGCGGACAAATGCTGTACCTGGTGTATACATTGTTTACCAACACACAGATGGACTACACCCAATGGCAAAAG ATCAGGATGGCATCTCGTCACATTGGCTGTGTTGGTATTTTTCTCCTTTTCTCATCCATTTTTGAAAACTTGCCATCAAAACAATTGCAAAAGCTTGGAGAAACTGTCATAGGACTATTTCTGATGGCGTTTGTGTACATTCTCAACGACAGTGTGGAGGACAAGAAAGCCTTTTTGTACCACGTCCCGGGCGGTGACTGGAGTAGGTATTTCTTCACCCTTGTCTTGGCGGCCGGTGCCATTAGTTTTTTCTCGGGCCACTTTCTGAGAGACATGTCCATCTCGGTGATCGTGATGTTTGGAATCCTGACGATCCTCGTGGACTGTGACATTAATTACTGGGTAGAAGGCAACAGAATGCTATTCTGGAATCAAGTGCGGATTATCATTGATGACTTGTGTATATTACTTGGTTTTGCAATGATCGTTGTTCGGATTGACAATAGGGTAAAAGTCGAGTGA
- the LOC128177151 gene encoding calmodulin-beta-like gives MSTISKKEKEALEIKESFDFIDEDKDGLIQVEDIVRGIHILGLKPTSKEVDKIIADLNALEKQSMDFSTYDQFMKKKLKEVNYEHNLFKKSFKKFDKDGDGFVTFEELKSGLKGMGTRMSDGEVQRYFEEADIDKDGKIDYDEFVKWFSNM, from the exons ATGTCAACAATTTCAAAGAAGGAAAAAGAAGCATTAG AAATAAAAGAGTCCTTTGATTTCATTGACGAGGACAAGGATGGTTTGATACAAGTGGAGGACATTGTTCGTGGGATACATATCCTGGGTTTAAAGCCCACTAGCAAGGAGGTCGATAAGATAATTGCGGACCTAAATGCCTTAG AAAAGCAATCTATGGACTTTAGCACTTATGATCAGTTCATGAAAAAGAAACTTAAAGAGGTGAACTATGAACATAATCTGTTTAAGAAGTCATTCAAGAAATTTGATAAGGACGGCGATGGCTTCGTCACTTTTGAGGAGCTGAAGAGTGGCCTCAAAGGTATGGGAACCCGTATGTCTGATGGAGAGGTTCAACGTTATTTTGAAGAAGCTGATATCGATAAAGATGGCAAGATAGACTATGACG aaTTTGTGAAATGGTTTTCAAATATGTAG